One genomic segment of Danio aesculapii chromosome 15, fDanAes4.1, whole genome shotgun sequence includes these proteins:
- the cab39 gene encoding calcium-binding protein 39: MPFPFVKSHKCPADIVKNLKDNMTILEKQDISDKKAEKASEEVSKSLLSMKEILYGTNEKEPQTEAVAQLAQELYNSGLLSTLVADLQLIDFEGKKDVAQIFNNILRRQIGTRTPTVEYLCTQQNILFMLLKGYESPDIALNCGIMLRECIRHEPLAKITLCSEQFYDFFRYVEMSTFDIASDAFATFKDLLTRHKVLSAEFLEQHYDRFFSEYEKLLHSENYVTKRQSLKLLGELLLDRHNFTIMTKYISKPENLKLMMNLLRDKSRNIQFEAFHVFKVFVANPNKTPPILDILLKNQTKLIEFLSKFQNDRTEDEQFSDEKTYLIKQIRDLKRPTPQDA; encoded by the exons ATGCCGTTCCCTTTCGTCAAGTCTCACAAGTGTCCAGCGGACATTGTGAAGAATCTAAAGGACAACATGACCATTCTGGAGAAGCAGGACATTTCAGACAAGAAGGCTGAGAAG GCTTCTGAAGAAGTGTCCAAGTCTCTGCTGTCCATGAAGGAGATTCTCTATGGCACGAATGAGAAAGAGCCGCAGACAGAAGCTGTAGCTCAGCTCGCTCAGGAGCTCTACAACAGCGGCCTGCTCAGCACACTCGTCGCAGATCTGCAGCTCATCGACTTTGAG GGCAAGAAAGACGTGGCCCAGATCTTTAACAATATTCTGAGGCGTCAGATCGGCACACGGACTCCCACTGTTGAATACCTGTGCACTCAACAGAATATACTCTTCATGCTGCTTAAAGG TTACGAGTCTCCGGACATCGCTCTGAACTGCGGGATCATGTTGAGGGAATGCATACGGCACGAGCCGCTGGCCAAGATCACCCTCTGCTCTGAACAATTCTACGATTTCTTTAGATATGTTGAAATGTCCACCTTCGACATCGCCTCTGATGCATTTGCCACTTTTAAA GATTTGCTGACGAGACACAAAGTGCTCAGCGCAGAGTTTCTGGAGCAGCACTATGACAGA TTCTTTAGTGAATATGAGAAACTTCTTCACTCAGAAAACTATGTTACTAAGAGGCAGTCGCTGAAG CTTTTAGGAGAGCTGCTTTTGGACCGGCACAACTTCACTATAATGACCAAGTACATAAGCAAACCAGAGAACCTCAAACTCATGATGAACCTACTGCGAGACAAGAGCCGCAACATCCAGTTTGAGGCCTTTCATGTGTTTAAG GTGTTTGTGGCCAATCCCAACAAGACTCCGCCCATCCTGGACATCCTGCTGAAGAACCAAACCAAACTCATCGAGTTCCTCAGCAAGTTCCAGAACGACCGCACCGAGGACGAGCAGTTCAGCGACGAGAAGACGTATCTAATCAAACAGATCCGAGACCTCAAGAGGCCGACCCCGCAGGACGCTTGA